CCGGTGGTCCGCCAGCACTGCAGAGTATCTTTTCCGCTTTTGACACGCCTCTGCCTGTGGCCATAGTGGTTTCGCAGCACATGCCACCCGGTTTTACCAAGGCTTTTGCGGAAAGATTGAACAGAACATCCGGCTTTGAGATTAAAGAAGCCAAAGACGGTGACACCGTAAGCCCAGGCCGCGTCCTTATCGCTCCAGGTGGCCGGAACCTGATATTCAACAGGTTGGATGGAGTGGTCATTGCACGGGTGGTCGACCCGTTGCCTGAAGATAAATATGTACCTTCTGTGGATGCCATGTTTGCTTCCTGTGCCAAAATCTATGGTTCAAGGATGCTTGCAGTGGTGCTGACTGGGATGGGCAATGACGGGAGCCGTGGCGTCAGGGCGGCCAAAGCTGCAGGGGGCGGTGTTTTTGCGGAATCCGACGAGTCGGCGGTGGTTTTCGGAATGCCCAGAGAGGCCATAGCAACAGGTCTTGTGGACAGGATCACCACCATCGATAAAATGTCATGCGAAATTTTATCCTATTGCGGAATTCAGCGTAGATAGAAACAACCAAAAAGTCAGAGGTGACATATGTCAAGGGAAGATGATAAGGGCATGCACGGCAGAGCGGAAGAATTCCTGCAGGTCTTCAAAAAGGGGGCAGAATTCACCCAGGACTTGATGCGTGAGAATGAAAGGCTTCGCTACCGGATCCTTGAGCTGGAGGAGTCATTGCCCAACAAGGACGGGGTATCCTCGACCGATGATCATAGCAAGTTATCACAGCGGATTGATGAGCTGGAACGCGAAAAAGAAGAAATACTCAACCGTATCAAGCAAGTTGAAGCGGAAAATCAGAATTTCGCTGCAAGATATATTGAAATAGAAGAGGAGAACAACAACCTGGCGAATCTTTATATTGCCAGCTATCAACTCCATTCCACTCTGGATTTCAAAGAGGTTCTGCAGATAATTACCGAGATAATCATAAACCTCATCGGCGCCGAAGAATTTTCAATCATGCTCCTTGATGAAAAGACCAATGAAATACAAGCTGTGGCCTGCGAGGGTATCCAGCGGGAAAATATACCCCATGTGAAATTAGGCCGGGGTGTTATTGGCGAGGTGGCCAAGACCGGGGAGAATCATTTTGTCGAGGATGTAAACGGTTATGTGCAGGATCTGGAAAACCCGATGGTGTGTATCCCGCTTAAAATAAAAGAACACGTAATCGGTGTTCTGGTCATTTACAAGCTGCTCATGCAGAAGTCCAGCTTCGCAGCAGTGGATTACGAGCTCTTTACCCTGCTTGCCGGACATGCTGCGACAGCGATATTCAGTTCGAGACTTTATAGCGATTCCGAAAGAAAGCTTTCGACAATCCAGGGATTCATAGATCTTCTGACCAAATGACAGCAATAAATTTCAACCTTCCAGCAGGTACAGTCGGGCTTGATGATGCTGCAAGTTCAGATCATCGAGTGACAAATGGAATAAGCAGGAGGAGAGTGCTATGCCACCATATAATATTTTGATCGTTGAAGACTCCCCAACCATGAGGCAACTTATATCTTTTGCTCTCAAAAGATTGAGAGTCGTGAGAATAGTTGAAGC
This region of Geotalea daltonii FRC-32 genomic DNA includes:
- a CDS encoding GAF domain-containing protein, with amino-acid sequence MSREDDKGMHGRAEEFLQVFKKGAEFTQDLMRENERLRYRILELEESLPNKDGVSSTDDHSKLSQRIDELEREKEEILNRIKQVEAENQNFAARYIEIEEENNNLANLYIASYQLHSTLDFKEVLQIITEIIINLIGAEEFSIMLLDEKTNEIQAVACEGIQRENIPHVKLGRGVIGEVAKTGENHFVEDVNGYVQDLENPMVCIPLKIKEHVIGVLVIYKLLMQKSSFAAVDYELFTLLAGHAATAIFSSRLYSDSERKLSTIQGFIDLLTK
- a CDS encoding protein-glutamate methylesterase/protein-glutamine glutaminase; protein product: MKKVRIVVIDDSAYNRRTITKMLEEIPEVEVVGYAVNGEEGIRRVIDLTPDLVTLDLEMPKMDGFTTLRIIMNSCPTPVIVISAGSDDEKVFKALELGAVDFIAKPTRTISDELLKIQDDLQKKVRSVFNLNMAGIKRREALFSQDAAKRPLAIAPTKKSQIDIIAIGASTGGPPALQSIFSAFDTPLPVAIVVSQHMPPGFTKAFAERLNRTSGFEIKEAKDGDTVSPGRVLIAPGGRNLIFNRLDGVVIARVVDPLPEDKYVPSVDAMFASCAKIYGSRMLAVVLTGMGNDGSRGVRAAKAAGGGVFAESDESAVVFGMPREAIATGLVDRITTIDKMSCEILSYCGIQRR